A genomic stretch from Narcine bancroftii isolate sNarBan1 chromosome 9, sNarBan1.hap1, whole genome shotgun sequence includes:
- the LOC138742707 gene encoding arylacetamide deacetylase-like isoform X2 — MQPYDILSRKSATELNAVIVSVEYRLAPQHHFPDQFDDAYVVVKYFLQRDVLARYKVDPGRVAVAGDSAGGNLATAVAQQIQGDPEVEVGIKIQALVYPALQTIDFKTPSYQQNEHMPILPKTLMVRFWSEYFSRDESLLKDMMTNAHTTLEAKGLSSLVDWSVLLPEKFRKEYKYTSPIRANQGAPSTVVPGVFDPRAAPLLAGDEKLRTLPPTYLVTCEFDVLRDDGIMYATRLRRAGVRVALEHFEDCFHGVLMFITWPTNFAIGQKLMGHYIEWLQENL, encoded by the exons GTATCGGTTAGCACCGCAGCACCATTTTCCTGATCAGTTTGATGATGCCTATGTTGTGGTGAAGTACTTCCTCCAGCGGGATGTCTTGGCCCGATACAAGGTTGATCCAGGCAGAGTTGCCGTGGCGGGAGACAGCGCTGGAGGGAACCTGGCCACCGCAGTAGCTCAACAG ATCCAGGGAGACCCTGAGGTTGAAGTGGGGATCAAGATTCAAGCATTGGTCTACCCTGCACTGCAGACCATTGACTTCAAAACTCCCTCCTATCAACAAAATGAACATATGCCCATCCTGCCCAAGACCCTGATGGTCAGGTTCTGGAGTGAATATTTTAGCCGTGACGAGTCGCTACTCAAAGACATGATGACTAATGCCCACACCACCCTTGAAGCCAAGGGCTTGAGCAGCCTGGTAGACTGGAGTGTCCTTCTCCCGGAGAAATTCAGGAAGGAGTACAAGTACACCTCGCCCATCCGGGCAAACCAGGGCGCCCCCTCCACCGTCGTACCCGGGGTCTTCGATCCAAGGGCCGCTCCGCTCCTGGCGGGGGACGAGAAGCTCAGGACGCTGCCACCCACCTACCTTGTGACCTGTGAGTTTGACGTCTTGAGGGACGATGGGATCATGTACGCCACGAGGCTGCGGAGAGCTGGCGTCCGAGTGGCCCTCGAGCATTTCGAGGATTGCTTTCACGGCGTCCTGATGTTCATTACATGGCCGACTAATTTTGCCATTGGCCAGAAACTTATGGGCCATTACATTGAGTGGCTGCAGGAGAATCTGTGA